The segment CCAGCCCGTTGTCATAGGTGATGGTGTGCACGCGGTAGCCTTGCAGGACGCCGATAATGGCCTCAGCGGTCTCGTTGGCATCTTTGCTTTGCAGCAGCGCCAGCCGCCCATAGCGGCTCTTGCGCTCGTAAAGACTCAGCAGGTAGCCTCCACCCCGGCAACCGGCGATGAGGTCCGCCTCCCAGTCGCCGTAACGCTCGCGCCGCTGCACGATCGCAGGCCGCAGCTCAATGTCCACGCGGGCCGGGAGCTTGTGGCGGCTGGCTTTGTTCTTGTGCCGGTAGCGGCGTTTGCCGTTGATGCGCAGGTGCCGGTAAAGCGTGCCCCCGCGATCACGGTCAGCCTGGATAAACGTGTAGATGCTCGTACGCGAAGGCGCCGGACGCCCCTGCCGCCGCAGAGCTCCGCTGATCTGCTCGGGGCTGTGCTTGCACTCAATCCGCTCCCGCACGAGGGCCTCCAACTCTCCCTCGATCACGCGGTGACGACGACGCTTGCACTGCTGACGCCCAAGCGCCTTGGCATGCGCTTGTCCAGGACGATACCCGC is part of the Ruficoccus amylovorans genome and harbors:
- a CDS encoding IS30 family transposase, giving the protein MSTRSYRRLRVEDRPIIYRMRKAGKSQREIAHFLGFSQSSISKELSRNRGLRGYRPGQAHAKALGRQQCKRRRHRVIEGELEALVRERIECKHSPEQISGALRRQGRPAPSRTSIYTFIQADRDRGGTLYRHLRINGKRRYRHKNKASRHKLPARVDIELRPAIVQRRERYGDWEADLIAGCRGGGYLLSLYERKSRYGRLALLQSKDANETAEAIIGVLQGYRVHTITYDNGLEFAGHRRVSEALGAAGFFCKPYHSWEKGGVENFNGLVRQYFPKGTNFLDVGEPRLAHIEAQLNQRPRKTLHFLSPNNLKLHFAA